One part of the Ornithodoros turicata isolate Travis chromosome 2, ASM3712646v1, whole genome shotgun sequence genome encodes these proteins:
- the LOC135384441 gene encoding uncharacterized protein LOC135384441, with product MPAYGNIEQFDGDTSAWTDYRERIQQYFESNNDAQDKQRTVFLTCCGKQIYTLLRSLLAPAAPSATALSAILEALDSHYSPKPSQVVARYKFSTRVRQEGEAPCLLEVPDLALVFAKKTVVVIEAARNDSKTLSTQSEGTAANFAKNNCGKKSHLAKVCQGKANKKKEQVKDKKKSDKKKPVYAVEDTSEDEEEATSVSQVFDLNKASNRSDPFRAHVVPDGVPLEMELDTDTLGTLKGVTAKLHIQDGARPRFFKARAVPFALQDRVAEELQRMQREGIIEPVKTSEWAAPIVPVVKRDGHVRICGDFKITVNPVAVPEKYPIPRVEELFAKLSGGNKFSKLDIKDAYQQILLDEESKNLVTINTQKGLYRYVRLPFGVSTAPALFLRIMENLLQDLRGVVVYFDDILVTGKDDDDHKKNLDIVLRRLEEAGLRLKHEKCIFMASRVHYLGHVITEAGLHPDPKKVEAVTKAPPPTNVKTLQSYLGLVNYYRKFLPDLSTVLHPLNKLLGANAPWTWGTEQRLAFQKSKDLLTSARVLAHFDPKKPLVLVCDASPYGVGAVLAYRELSGPLKGHYIFILVDAFSKCVEAEVVPSPSAEATISCLRSIFTREGLPDLVVSDNGPAFVSANYRTTPHEITGASPAELLCGRKLKTALYKYNLHPDMRTTVLPSIVLGIPCSQEIFDLDQLGSLLFSQRHKDNRQLLCSNLEGLFLPGTKIIYEGIHNDQNHHQTATLELNSRSCHRVYHQLIFNLIPWIIMGHVQTATTLQVIVR from the exons ATGCCAGCTTACGGCAATATTGAGCAGTTCGACGGCGACACTTCTGCGTGGACTGACTACCGGGAAAGGATTCAGCAGTACTTCGAATCTAACAACGATGCTCAGGACAAGCAACGCACTGTCTTTTTGACATGCTGTGGAAAACAGATATATACGTTACTGCGGAGCCTGCTTGCGCCTGCTGCACCGTCCGCAACAGCACTTTCCGCCATCCTGGAGGCGTTGGATAGTCATTACTCTCCAAAGCCGTCACAAGTGGTCGCTCGCTACAAGTTCAGCACAAGGGTTCGTCAGGAAGGCGAAGCC CCATGTCTACTCGAAGTGCCAGACCTTGCCCTAGTCTTTGCAAAGAAGACTGTTGTCGTAATTGAAGCTGCACGAAACGATTCCAAAACGCTATCCACACAATCCGAGGGCACAGCTGCGAATTTTGCGAAGAATAA CTGCGGGAAGAAAAGTCACCTGGCGAAAGTTTGCCAAGGAAAAGCAAACAAGAAGAAAGAGCAGGTGAAAGACAAGAAAAAGTCTGACAAAAAGAAACCAGTATATGCCGTTGAAGATACAtctgaagacgaagaagaagctaCTTCTGTGTCTCAAGTGTTCGATCTCAATAAAGCGTCGAATCGAAGCGATCCGTTTCGCGCACACGTCGTCCCTGATGGTGTTCCGTTGGAAATGGAACTCGATACAG ATACTTTGGGTACCCTGAAGGGTGTGACAGCGAAACTACACATTCAGGATGGCGCACGCCCAAGATTCTTTAAAGCGCGTGCAGTGCCGTTTGCTCTTCAAGACCGAGTCGCCGAGGAGCTACAACGTATGCAGCGTGAAGGCATTATCGAACCAGTAAAGACGTCTGAATGGGCAGCGCCCATTGTTCCTGTCGTCAAACGCGATGGACATGTAAGAATTTGTGGTGACTTCAAGATTACCGTAAATCCCGTTGCCGTACCTGAGAAGTATCCGATTCCAAGGGTTGAGGAACTGTTCGCTAAGCTGTCAGGAGGAAATAAATTCAGTAAGCTTGACATCAAGGATGCTTACCAACAAATACTGCTGGACGAAGAGTCCAAGAACCTGGTGACCATCAACACCCAGAAAGGGTTGTATCGGTACGTAAGGCTACCGTTCGGCGTTTCTACGGCACCAGCGTTATTTCTACGAATAATGGAAAACCTCCTGCAAGATCTGCGTGGCGTCGTGGTTTACTTCGACGATATCCTTGTCACTGGAAAGGATGACGACGATCACAAGAAGAACTTGGATATTGTACTGCGAAGGCTTGAAGAAGCTGGACTACGATTGAAACATGAAAAGTGTATTTTTATGGCCTCTAGGGTGCACTATTTAGGTCACGTAATCACGGAAGCGGGGTTACATCCTGATCCAAAGAAGGTAGAAGCTGTGACGAAGGCGCCACCGCCAACGAATGTGAAAACGTTGCAGAGCTACCTGGGGCTAGTGAACTATTACAGGAAGTTCTTGCCTGATTTGTCGACAGTACTGCATCCTCTAAACAAGTTACTGGGAGCAAATGCGCCCTGGACTTGGGGCACCGAGCAGCGGCTCGCTTTCCAAAAAAGTAAAGACCTCCTAACGTCTGCTAGGGTCCTAGCTCACTTTGACCCCAAGAAACCTTTGGTTTTGGTATGTGATGCATCGCCTTACGGCGTGGGTGCTGTACTTGCGTACCGTGAACTGTCAG GCCCTCTTAAGGGTCATTACATCTTCATCCTTGTGGACGCATTTTCCAAGTGCGTAGAAGCCGAAGTTGTTCCATCACCATCCGCGGAAGCTACTATTTCTTGTCTACGTTCTATCTTTACGAGAGAAGGACTGCCCGATCTCGTAGTTTCGGATAATGGACCAGCATTTGTATCAGCAAA CTATCGAACAACGCCGCACGAGATAACCGGTGCATCTCCAGCAGAACTCTTGTGCGGAAGAAAGCTCAAGACTGCTCTGTATAAGTATAATCTCCATCCGGACATGCGCACCACAGTACTCC CGTCTATCGTCCTGGGGATTCCGTGTTCGCAAGAAATTTTTGACCTGGACCAACTTGGGTCCCTGCTATTCTCACAAAGGCACAAGGACAATCGTCAGCTGTTGTGCAGCAACCTGGAGGGGTTATTTCTACCAGGTACCAAGATCATCTACGAAGGGATACACAACGATCAGAACCATCATCAGACAGCAACGCTGGAGCTGAACAGTCGCAGTTGTCACCGAGTGTACCACCAGCTGATTTTCAACCTGATACCGTGGATAATCATGGGTCATGTCCAGACGGCAACAACACTTCAAGTGATAGTGCGGTGA